One part of the Quercus lobata isolate SW786 chromosome 7, ValleyOak3.0 Primary Assembly, whole genome shotgun sequence genome encodes these proteins:
- the LOC115953820 gene encoding uncharacterized protein LOC115953820: MSNSMGVGFMAVFAVSGSVVLLVHQLHKRLLSDFMKKVESEYGTILYSHGKNKIKGSEKCQSKKKVRFADDVEEPSSNNEEYRKRKLLKYKQVLAMKYVQGSSNGK; the protein is encoded by the exons atgTCGAATTCTATGGGAGTTGGATTCATGGCAGTCTTTGCGGTCTCAGGAAGTGTAGTTCTTCTTGTTCATCAACTCCATAAGCGCCTCCTTTCGGATTTTATGAAAAAGGTTGAATCTGAATATGGTACCATCTTGTACTCCCATGGTAAAAACAAGATAAagg gaTCTGAGAAATGTCAATCAAAGAAGAAGGTCCGATTTGCAGATGATGTTGAAGAACCATCATCGAATAATGAGGAATATCGCAAAAGGAAGTTGCTAAAGTATAAGCAGGTTTTGGCAATGAAGTATGTACAAGGCTCTAGCAAtggcaaataa